The proteins below come from a single Triticum aestivum cultivar Chinese Spring chromosome 5D, IWGSC CS RefSeq v2.1, whole genome shotgun sequence genomic window:
- the LOC123122168 gene encoding protein farnesyltransferase/geranylgeranyltransferase type-1 subunit alpha, which yields MGSSSGEEGEEEWVPPSRRPELADVAPLPQADGPCPVVSIAYRGDFHEVMDYFRALYAAGERSPRALRLTADAIHLNPGNYTVWHFRRVVLEALDADLLLEMHFVDQIAESNPKNYQVWHHKRWLAEKIGPDAANSEHDFTRKILAMDAKNYHAWSHRQWVLQALGGWESELQYCNQLLEEDVFNNSAWNQRYLVVTRSPILGGLAAMRDSEVDYTVEAIMVNPQNESPWRYLRGLYKDDNNLLVADNRISDACLKVLNKDWTCVFALSFLLDLLRMGLQPSNELKGTIEAMENSDPETGHADIAVAVCSILQKCDPLRINYWSWYQTTLSS from the exons ATGGGGTCGTCgtcgggggaggagggggaggaggagtgggtgccgccgagccggcgcccGGAGCTGGCGGACGTGGCGCCGCTGCCGCAGGCCGACGGGCCCTGCCCCGTCGTCTCCATCGCCTACCGCGGCGACTTCCACGAGGTCATGGACTACTTCCGCGCCCTCTACGCCGCCGGCGAGCGCAGCCCCCGCGCCCTCCGCCTCACCGCCGACGCCATCCACCTCAACCCCGGCAACTACACT GTATGGCATTTCAGGCGCGTTGTTCTAGAGGCACTGGATGCTGATTTATTGCTAGAAATGCATTTTGTGGACCAAATTGCTGAATCTAATCCAAAAAATTACCAAGTCTG GCATCACAAGAGATGGCTTGCTGAGAAAATAGGACCAGATGCTGCAAATAGTGAACATGACTTCACAAGGAAGATACTTGCTATGGATGCTAAAAACTACCATGCTTGGTCCCATAGGCAG TGGGTTCTTCAAGCATTGGGTGGATGGGAGAGTGAACTGCAGTACTGCAACCAGCTTCTTGAGGAAGATGTCTTCAATAACTCAGCTTGGAATCAG AGATACCTTGTGGTAACACGATCACCAATTCTTGGGGGCCTTGCGGCAATGCGCGACTCAGAAGTAGATTACACAGTTGAGGCCATTATGGTGAACCCTCAGAATGAAAGCCCCTGGAGATACCTCAGAGGTTTATATAAGGATGATAACAATTTGCTGGTGGCTGATAATCGCATTTCTGATGCTTGCCTCAAGGTCCTGAATAAGGATTGGACATGCGTATTTGCTTTGAGCTTCCTGCTTGATCTTCTTCGCATGGGTTTGCAGCCTTCGAATGAACTTAAAGGAACCATCGAAGCAATGGAGAACTCTGATCCTGAAACGGGACATGCTGATATTGCAGTAGCTGTCTGCTCAATCCTGCAGAAATGTGATCCCCTGCGGATAAACTACTGGTCATGGTACCAGACCACTCTTTCTTCTTAG